A DNA window from Flavisolibacter ginsenosidimutans contains the following coding sequences:
- a CDS encoding ATP-dependent Clp protease ATP-binding subunit, with product MLTLSLNESMKTAVEIAQSLAKEYHNEYFYPAHLLRALLHKDVGLKNFLESIGKDAGYILEWAEVRMDEYPKGSKIKEQVGGDEKVQRVFEEADNIRMKLGLDAVSPICVLTAIAKPGVAFSSEQLKSFPVKEKEVLEVYFKEDNLQQAVNGNGVQKAAANTGALYKYCIERTALAKEGKTDPIIGRDKETRMMMEILCRRTKPNVIITGEAGVGKTALIDGFALDIVANKVPAQLATSQVFELDLGALIAGASYKGEVEDRLKNILKEIKSLPKAVLFIDEIHTLLDNKSGSIGSGAANLLKPELARGEITVIGATTTDEYRKFIEADQAFTRRFEVLSVAEPDEETAVKMLVRLAPKFEAHHNLKIEKDAVKDCVRLSKRYLKDRRLPDVAIDLLDRTMAAIKLMVDTNKTDLQQLNEELQKIKDSKADEADLFNDYKWLNTVLQNKISPVLLGKLEDATQTDKFETAKEYEAFLSESLKKLTALADDKKDSVSKEDIAAVVSYKTGIPLGKIQAQEKEKLLNMDGFLKRRVVGQDHAVKALSEAVLESRSGLNKKGQPIGSFFFLGPTGTGKTELAKSIAEFLFNDEKAMIRFDMSEFKEEHSAALLYGAPPGYVGYEEGGMLVNKIRQKPYSVLLFDEIEKAHPSVFDTFLQILDEGHMHDRLGKEGDFSNALIIFTSNIGSDWITEQFAKGEIPTSTKLMEIMTKYFRPEFLARLTEIVPFAPISENSIVRIFDIQMKSLLEALDKQGIRLQLSDEAKKHLALNGFTPKYGARQISGVIRQQLRRPISKYIIAGDVKRGGTVNVGLENTILAWNIE from the coding sequence ATGCTTACACTCTCTTTAAACGAGTCAATGAAAACGGCGGTTGAAATTGCACAATCGCTGGCCAAGGAATATCACAACGAGTATTTCTATCCCGCACATCTTTTGCGGGCACTTCTTCACAAAGACGTAGGCTTAAAAAATTTTCTTGAATCCATAGGCAAAGATGCTGGCTACATTCTGGAGTGGGCCGAAGTGCGCATGGATGAATATCCCAAAGGGTCCAAAATAAAAGAACAAGTTGGCGGTGATGAAAAAGTGCAACGTGTGTTTGAAGAAGCCGACAACATTCGCATGAAGCTGGGCCTTGATGCTGTATCTCCTATCTGCGTTTTAACTGCCATTGCCAAACCCGGCGTGGCCTTCAGCAGCGAGCAGTTAAAATCTTTTCCCGTTAAGGAAAAAGAAGTGCTGGAAGTTTATTTTAAAGAAGACAATCTTCAGCAAGCCGTAAACGGCAATGGCGTTCAGAAAGCAGCGGCCAATACAGGAGCGCTGTATAAATACTGCATCGAACGAACCGCTTTGGCAAAAGAAGGAAAGACGGATCCCATCATTGGCCGCGACAAAGAAACCCGCATGATGATGGAGATTCTTTGCCGTAGAACCAAGCCCAATGTTATCATCACCGGCGAAGCCGGCGTGGGCAAAACAGCTTTGATTGACGGCTTTGCACTCGACATTGTGGCCAATAAAGTGCCCGCACAACTGGCAACATCGCAGGTATTTGAATTGGACCTCGGTGCTTTGATTGCCGGCGCCTCTTACAAAGGCGAAGTAGAAGACCGGCTGAAAAATATTTTGAAAGAAATAAAATCTTTGCCCAAAGCTGTTTTGTTCATTGATGAAATTCACACATTACTGGATAACAAAAGCGGGAGCATCGGCAGCGGCGCGGCCAATCTTTTAAAGCCCGAACTGGCCCGCGGCGAAATTACCGTGATTGGTGCGACAACTACGGATGAATACCGCAAGTTCATTGAAGCCGACCAGGCTTTTACACGCCGCTTTGAAGTGTTGAGCGTAGCCGAGCCGGATGAAGAAACAGCAGTAAAAATGCTGGTACGGCTTGCGCCGAAATTTGAAGCACACCACAACTTAAAAATTGAAAAAGATGCGGTAAAAGATTGCGTACGTCTTTCAAAACGTTACCTCAAAGACAGAAGGCTTCCTGATGTAGCCATTGACCTTTTGGACCGCACGATGGCCGCCATCAAACTGATGGTGGATACCAATAAAACCGACTTGCAACAGCTCAATGAGGAACTCCAAAAAATAAAAGATAGCAAGGCTGACGAAGCCGATTTATTCAACGATTACAAATGGCTGAACACTGTTTTGCAAAACAAAATCAGTCCAGTGTTATTGGGCAAACTGGAAGATGCCACACAAACCGACAAATTTGAAACGGCCAAGGAATATGAAGCCTTTCTAAGCGAAAGCCTGAAAAAATTAACCGCTTTAGCCGACGACAAAAAAGACAGCGTAAGCAAAGAAGACATTGCCGCTGTCGTCTCGTACAAAACGGGCATACCGCTGGGCAAAATACAGGCGCAGGAAAAAGAAAAGCTGTTGAACATGGACGGCTTTTTAAAGCGCCGTGTAGTAGGACAAGACCATGCCGTGAAAGCTCTTTCGGAAGCTGTTCTCGAATCAAGAAGCGGCTTAAATAAAAAAGGCCAGCCCATTGGTTCGTTCTTCTTTTTAGGCCCCACCGGTACGGGTAAAACAGAATTGGCAAAATCCATCGCAGAGTTTTTGTTTAACGACGAAAAAGCCATGATTCGCTTCGACATGTCGGAGTTCAAAGAAGAACATTCCGCGGCTTTGTTGTACGGTGCGCCGCCGGGATATGTAGGTTATGAAGAAGGCGGCATGCTGGTGAACAAGATTCGTCAAAAGCCTTATTCGGTTTTGCTTTTTGACGAGATTGAAAAAGCGCATCCATCGGTCTTCGATACCTTTCTTCAAATCCTTGACGAAGGCCACATGCACGACCGTTTGGGCAAAGAAGGCGACTTCTCCAATGCACTCATCATCTTTACTTCCAACATCGGCAGCGATTGGATCACAGAGCAATTTGCCAAAGGCGAAATACCTACGTCAACAAAGCTGATGGAAATTATGACCAAATATTTCCGTCCCGAATTTTTGGCGCGGCTCACAGAGATTGTGCCCTTTGCACCTATCAGCGAAAACAGCATCGTACGCATCTTCGACATACAAATGAAAAGTCTTTTGGAAGCGCTGGACAAGCAAGGCATCCGGTTGCAACTATCGGATGAAGCGAAGAAGCACTTGGCGCTGAACGGCTTTACGCCAAAGTACGGTGCCAGGCAAATTTCCGGCGTCATCCGGCAGCAGTTGCGCCGCCCAATCTCAAAGTACATCATTGCCGGTGACGTAAAGCGCGGCGGTACCGTAAACGTGGGCCTGGAGAACACGATTCTGGCCTGGAACATTGAATAA
- a CDS encoding GPW/gp25 family protein, with protein sequence MGYYKIPMLLHAVTEGRELPACDLETSIQKSLELIITTKFGEHRSDPTFGCEIWDLDFELIVSARLWEEKLRQSLLKSITSHEHRLTNVEINAAISDVEKFNVLKQFTEIKKRVDIHITGQMKKTGEMFVFHTALFLSPLSVD encoded by the coding sequence ATGGGCTACTACAAAATTCCGATGCTGTTGCACGCCGTTACCGAAGGCCGGGAGCTGCCCGCCTGCGATTTAGAAACCTCTATTCAAAAAAGCCTGGAGCTCATCATCACCACAAAGTTTGGCGAACACCGCAGCGATCCTACGTTTGGCTGCGAAATCTGGGACCTTGATTTTGAACTCATCGTTAGTGCAAGATTGTGGGAAGAAAAGCTTCGCCAATCCTTGCTGAAATCCATTACCTCGCACGAGCACCGGCTGACAAACGTTGAAATAAACGCGGCCATCTCTGACGTTGAAAAGTTTAACGTGCTGAAACAATTTACCGAGATAAAAAAAAGAGTGGACATACACATAACGGGGCAAATGAAAAAGACCGGTGAGATGTTTGTCTTTCACACGGCTTTGTTTTTAAGTCCGCTTTCGGTTGATTAA
- a CDS encoding type VI secretion system baseplate subunit TssF produces the protein MFYDDNNSKEVIKARMLRYALNYWNIKNVEDLDPVVKLMLEAISLELYNLGNETKDAQVRILEKIAGLLAPDFLTTPNPAHAVLHAAPVEPTEILSATASFITQAKLSAQQNDATEAALDVFFTPVDAVQLFDVQIAYLATGGNLFSYDTNYNRLLTSRTGRARPGDNNAFWMGLRVNDKVENLNGLAFYFDWKNMGPALAQRTYQLLPLAKWFLEDKELQTTPGIPYVQPATAPDAYQSIFLEYDTLCLLEKDIKQYYEPKFISIYHAGVDNVLEGKKPYPEAFKNLFAENDLQNLKEPLLWIKITFPATLQPGFLNDLYVYPNAFPVMNRQLNDLKYRLKGGSNIIPLRTAALDQFLSVRSLTDETHEYKSVPYRKTEGDEIGTYTLRRGGVERFDERNARELISYLLEMLRNESAAFAAYGYDFIAGTLKEMNQKISLMEQKTKGYMSDGTEVPNYIIAKPFEGEDMMYVEYWTTLAEAANNLRAGTRLQQGKGVKVKQDSIVLLTMTAGGKNRLRPEERLAAFRYGIMTRDRIVTKEDIRNFCFYELGSRIQKVSIEKGFEIAASEKEAFKRTVNVVLTPHEAEALNSKEWQVLCDQLGSKLQTRSGMSNDYRIVLQKS, from the coding sequence ATGTTCTACGACGACAACAATTCGAAAGAAGTCATTAAGGCGCGAATGCTTCGCTATGCGCTTAATTACTGGAACATCAAAAATGTTGAAGACCTTGACCCGGTGGTGAAGTTGATGCTTGAGGCCATTTCACTGGAGTTGTACAACCTTGGCAACGAAACAAAAGATGCACAGGTAAGAATACTGGAAAAGATTGCGGGACTGTTGGCGCCCGATTTTTTAACCACGCCCAATCCCGCCCATGCGGTTTTGCATGCCGCCCCGGTAGAGCCGACGGAAATACTTTCGGCCACAGCCAGTTTTATTACGCAAGCAAAACTTTCTGCGCAGCAAAACGATGCGACAGAGGCAGCGCTGGATGTTTTTTTTACGCCGGTAGATGCGGTTCAACTCTTCGACGTACAAATTGCTTACTTGGCTACGGGGGGCAATTTGTTTTCGTATGATACGAATTATAACCGCTTGCTGACTTCGCGAACCGGTAGGGCACGCCCCGGTGACAACAATGCTTTTTGGATGGGTCTGCGTGTGAACGATAAAGTTGAAAACCTTAACGGCCTGGCTTTTTATTTCGATTGGAAAAATATGGGGCCGGCATTGGCTCAGCGTACGTATCAACTCCTGCCGCTTGCCAAGTGGTTTTTGGAAGACAAAGAATTGCAAACAACGCCGGGCATTCCCTATGTGCAACCCGCTACTGCGCCAGATGCCTACCAAAGTATTTTTCTTGAATACGACACACTTTGCCTGCTGGAAAAAGACATCAAACAATATTACGAACCAAAGTTTATCAGCATTTATCACGCAGGTGTTGACAATGTTCTTGAAGGCAAAAAGCCTTATCCCGAAGCCTTTAAAAACCTTTTTGCCGAAAATGATTTACAGAACTTAAAAGAGCCTTTGCTGTGGATCAAAATTACCTTTCCTGCAACCCTGCAACCCGGCTTTCTGAACGACCTTTATGTTTATCCCAATGCCTTCCCGGTAATGAACCGGCAACTGAACGATTTAAAGTATCGCCTCAAAGGCGGCAGCAACATTATTCCGTTGCGAACAGCGGCACTCGATCAGTTTCTTTCGGTGCGTTCCCTTACCGACGAAACACACGAATACAAAAGCGTACCGTACAGAAAAACTGAAGGCGATGAAATCGGCACGTACACGCTGCGCCGCGGCGGTGTTGAGCGTTTTGATGAACGCAATGCCCGCGAGCTAATCAGTTATTTATTGGAGATGCTGCGCAACGAAAGCGCTGCCTTTGCCGCTTACGGCTACGACTTTATTGCGGGTACGTTAAAGGAGATGAACCAAAAGATTTCGTTGATGGAGCAAAAGACAAAAGGCTACATGAGCGATGGAACCGAAGTGCCGAATTACATTATCGCAAAACCTTTTGAAGGCGAGGACATGATGTACGTTGAATACTGGACCACGCTTGCCGAAGCCGCCAACAACTTGCGGGCCGGAACGCGGCTGCAACAAGGCAAAGGAGTAAAAGTGAAACAGGATTCAATTGTTTTGCTTACCATGACCGCTGGTGGAAAAAATCGCTTGCGACCCGAAGAAAGACTGGCCGCTTTTCGGTACGGCATCATGACGCGAGACCGGATTGTTACAAAAGAAGACATCCGCAATTTTTGCTTTTACGAATTGGGTTCCCGCATTCAGAAAGTCAGCATCGAAAAAGGCTTTGAGATAGCAGCAAGTGAAAAAGAAGCATTCAAGCGAACCGTCAACGTTGTGCTTACGCCGCACGAAGCCGAAGCACTCAACAGCAAGGAATGGCAGGTGCTGTGCGATCAATTGGGCTCAAAGCTGCAAACCCGTTCGGGCATGAGCAATGATTACCGCATTGTATTGCAGAAAAGTTGA
- a CDS encoding type VI secretion system baseplate subunit TssG yields the protein MKAGDLPLTHFGNLEKDFKAEVTAAEMIELGIPPDRIVILMQGAMKRSLRKDVQSIEEESSAYDRAEYVVIKTPKEGFYDMLPEGLFHHPTAHKSAATLKEVIKAIKRRKEEEQEARKFFIPFEAAINYLRTQTAFYENRLDKRSQYDELVNIFKANWPIFEHLDAQQANLFLHLIPILHHLRDNHPAVETIMEMMLGLPVQVRLRRQQPFRPAEPILSVMGDSVLGVNLTTGNEVYDEGVDEILVKIGPVSGDAFQQFMPGGQKEKLMEALIDHFLPVNLDVVTEFDLQNEARTMRFADKESILNSVLGTDTFL from the coding sequence ATGAAAGCAGGCGACCTTCCGCTAACGCATTTTGGCAACCTTGAAAAGGATTTCAAAGCTGAAGTAACTGCGGCCGAAATGATAGAACTGGGCATTCCACCCGACCGCATCGTGATTTTGATGCAGGGTGCCATGAAACGTTCATTGCGCAAGGACGTGCAATCCATCGAAGAAGAATCGTCTGCCTACGACCGCGCCGAATACGTGGTGATTAAAACGCCGAAAGAAGGTTTTTACGACATGTTACCCGAAGGATTGTTTCATCATCCGACGGCACACAAGTCGGCAGCCACGCTAAAGGAAGTAATCAAAGCTATCAAGCGGCGCAAGGAAGAAGAGCAAGAGGCGAGAAAGTTTTTTATTCCTTTTGAAGCCGCTATTAATTACCTGCGCACGCAGACCGCTTTTTACGAGAACCGTCTCGACAAGCGAAGCCAGTACGATGAGCTGGTAAACATCTTTAAAGCGAATTGGCCAATTTTTGAACACCTCGATGCACAGCAGGCCAATTTATTTCTCCATCTTATTCCCATCCTTCATCATTTGCGCGACAATCATCCGGCAGTAGAAACGATTATGGAAATGATGCTGGGTTTACCGGTGCAAGTTCGCCTGAGAAGACAGCAGCCTTTTCGTCCTGCGGAGCCTATTTTATCGGTGATGGGCGATAGCGTGTTGGGCGTAAACCTTACAACCGGCAATGAAGTTTATGACGAAGGGGTTGATGAAATTTTGGTGAAGATTGGCCCGGTAAGCGGAGATGCGTTTCAGCAGTTCATGCCGGGCGGACAAAAAGAAAAATTAATGGAGGCATTGATTGATCATTTCCTGCCCGTAAACCTTGACGTTGTGACCGAGTTTGACTTGCAGAACGAAGCCCGTACGATGCGTTTTGCCGATAAAGAAAGCATTCTAAACAGCGTGCTGGGGACAGATACGTTTTTGTAA
- a CDS encoding L,D-transpeptidase: MKKKIIVDISEQRLQALTDDKVVYDFPCVTGDAEHATPRGKFTVLSKKEIYRSKTYDAQMNYALQLTTDGIYIHESYNYSERPSQQSFLAKAVSDTAATSVSRLRSWFPGVANKELKVGNVNLFGSHGCVRLAHSDAVKLFEWAATGMVVEIK, encoded by the coding sequence ATGAAAAAGAAAATCATCGTTGACATTTCGGAGCAGCGGTTGCAGGCCCTGACAGATGACAAGGTCGTTTATGATTTTCCATGTGTCACCGGCGATGCAGAACACGCAACGCCAAGAGGTAAATTCACGGTTCTCTCGAAAAAAGAAATTTACCGCAGCAAGACTTACGACGCACAAATGAATTATGCCTTGCAATTAACAACCGACGGCATCTACATTCACGAATCGTATAACTATAGCGAACGGCCTTCACAACAAAGTTTCCTGGCAAAGGCCGTTTCTGACACCGCAGCCACTTCCGTTTCGCGGTTGCGCTCCTGGTTCCCGGGTGTTGCCAACAAGGAATTAAAAGTTGGAAATGTAAACTTGTTTGGTTCACACGGTTGCGTTCGGTTGGCGCATTCCGATGCCGTCAAATTGTTTGAGTGGGCCGCCACAGGCATGGTGGTGGAAATCAAATAA
- a CDS encoding imm11 family protein — translation MAVWSLVAATDYTEFHFLEEKDRSFFQETVTNCFEKLNSVMSSWRPLYMFRGEPKKHPDFFEIDATSVIAISQKAVDRLKQFLEKDIELLPLETDAGRYYVLNVMNIVDCLNKNESVYTSTNNGLIAAYTSLEFIQEKIADNVIFKIPELPYHTFITDEIQDRCETEKVKGLMFDPELNLVWDIE, via the coding sequence ATGGCAGTTTGGTCTTTGGTTGCTGCAACAGATTATACAGAATTTCATTTCTTGGAGGAAAAGGACAGATCTTTTTTTCAAGAAACAGTTACAAACTGTTTCGAAAAATTAAATTCCGTGATGTCATCTTGGCGTCCGTTGTACATGTTTAGAGGTGAACCAAAAAAACACCCAGATTTTTTCGAAATAGATGCAACGTCCGTAATAGCAATAAGCCAGAAAGCAGTTGACCGACTTAAACAATTCTTAGAAAAAGACATAGAATTATTACCACTTGAAACAGATGCAGGTAGATACTACGTATTAAATGTTATGAATATTGTCGACTGTTTGAATAAAAATGAATCAGTGTATACTTCTACAAATAACGGCTTGATTGCAGCTTATACATCACTGGAATTTATACAGGAAAAAATAGCTGATAATGTGATATTCAAGATTCCGGAACTGCCTTATCATACTTTTATTACAGATGAGATACAGGATCGATGTGAGACAGAAAAAGTTAAAGGGTTAATGTTCGACCCAGAATTGAATCTCGTTTGGGACATTGAATGA
- a CDS encoding imm11 family protein codes for MANEFEYYRIHRKNDKDVPLLDEDTNCPTYLSLKAPVENPEMLLFRLGKPVPKKPIMADYHSTPKSVISKKIFDVLNPFNISGIQLLPSKIRGKNDEIFTDYWAIHIYHILKCVDVEQSNCSITFMLSNIKKIVLDRNILKLIPLRERLVFRLKEDPAFQLFHVSVVDSIMATNPTGIAFTNIEAWTDRTLFQN; via the coding sequence ATGGCCAATGAATTTGAATACTATCGCATACACAGAAAGAATGACAAGGATGTTCCTTTGCTGGATGAAGATACAAATTGCCCGACCTACCTATCGCTTAAGGCACCGGTCGAAAATCCGGAAATGCTTTTATTCAGGTTAGGTAAACCTGTTCCTAAAAAACCAATAATGGCAGACTATCATTCTACTCCTAAATCTGTTATCTCTAAAAAAATATTTGACGTTTTAAACCCATTTAATATATCGGGAATTCAATTACTGCCATCCAAAATAAGAGGCAAAAATGACGAGATATTTACCGATTACTGGGCGATTCATATATACCATATACTAAAATGTGTTGACGTCGAACAATCCAATTGCTCAATAACTTTTATGCTTTCGAATATTAAAAAAATCGTACTTGACAGAAACATACTCAAATTAATTCCTTTAAGGGAACGATTGGTGTTTCGCTTGAAAGAAGACCCTGCTTTTCAATTATTCCATGTATCTGTCGTGGATTCAATAATGGCAACGAATCCTACTGGAATCGCATTCACTAATATTGAAGCTTGGACGGACAGAACTTTATTTCAAAATTAG
- a CDS encoding AHH domain-containing protein, whose amino-acid sequence MPADVEDKQNRSICSLCEKEVHNPELTEAGNHVGNSANLGQAILKAKYAHLNVKCPSQHPLSTSINSAQAHHLICSESMNNDNWARICENFGYNINCIENGIFLPSDMAVACTLRIPLHRGNHSATEAGESMNYVDGVKGMIDPVKDAAMNKEFCDNPKEIISRLNQISKTIWNLVEDFAWTLTYDGFDYVGGMKGCMNMDSLRKKRKEEKKNPAAVCNERRKHDLHLIMRNEIFLEQR is encoded by the coding sequence ATGCCAGCAGACGTAGAGGACAAACAAAACCGGTCTATATGTTCACTTTGTGAAAAGGAAGTTCACAATCCCGAACTAACTGAAGCCGGCAATCATGTAGGAAACAGTGCCAATCTAGGCCAGGCGATTTTAAAAGCAAAGTATGCTCATTTAAACGTCAAATGTCCGTCTCAACACCCACTGTCGACCTCTATTAATAGCGCACAAGCACATCATCTGATTTGTTCCGAGTCAATGAACAACGACAATTGGGCGAGGATCTGTGAAAATTTCGGATATAATATTAATTGTATAGAAAATGGGATCTTTCTACCTTCTGATATGGCCGTAGCTTGCACACTTAGAATTCCATTACACCGAGGGAATCATTCTGCAACAGAAGCGGGGGAAAGTATGAATTACGTTGACGGTGTAAAAGGTATGATTGACCCTGTAAAGGACGCAGCGATGAATAAAGAATTTTGTGACAATCCAAAGGAGATTATATCCCGCTTAAATCAAATTAGCAAAACCATCTGGAACCTTGTAGAGGACTTTGCTTGGACACTGACATACGATGGATTTGATTATGTTGGGGGGATGAAAGGCTGTATGAATATGGATAGTTTGAGGAAAAAAAGAAAGGAAGAAAAGAAAAATCCTGCAGCTGTATGCAATGAAAGGCGAAAACATGATTTGCACCTTATAATGCGCAACGAGATTTTTTTAGAACAGAGATAA
- a CDS encoding DUF4280 domain-containing protein, protein MMPKDDQIVVEGATIKCTMGDKSTTLKVTSNQSYKINGKKVATMMDFAPGANLFPPVATFGTCKPYKAVPPPGCFCTPIPAGAWINAFMKKKIGGKPAIKGDAKLMCTRAGGVITFEDSGQ, encoded by the coding sequence ATGATGCCCAAGGATGATCAAATAGTGGTTGAAGGTGCGACAATCAAATGCACCATGGGAGATAAAAGCACCACTCTAAAAGTTACAAGTAACCAGAGTTATAAAATCAATGGTAAAAAAGTAGCTACCATGATGGACTTTGCGCCTGGCGCAAATCTATTTCCTCCCGTTGCTACGTTCGGTACATGTAAGCCATATAAAGCAGTGCCTCCTCCAGGGTGTTTCTGTACCCCCATACCTGCGGGTGCGTGGATAAATGCCTTCATGAAGAAAAAAATTGGAGGTAAGCCAGCCATAAAAGGCGACGCTAAACTCATGTGTACACGGGCCGGCGGCGTAATTACTTTTGAGGATTCTGGTCAATAA
- a CDS encoding type VI secretion system Vgr family protein, which produces MEQQVIADIEIEDEKIDYYSSIVIRQQFNAHHEFAIRIRYDVLERIGAFTLKTAQKKIGKLAIIKLIKAGNLEPAYEFRGLICEISMEQSDNFTSHLVLKGYSPTILLENGPHLLSFYKKGLQQIVQQITQPLSQSCRVNVKPQYKSSLKYICQYRESTFHFLNRLSSEYGEWCYYNGIDLFFGKPSSSPNIEIMYGADVHQLQLKLRILPLAFSSYAYVSKDDKFISAKAPSGVDGLDEYAHHALQESNKVFSEPVSFPVRQRVESKGDLDGFVKKQKTAMAADLEVLSGSSDNPSICIGAVADVKASTRENNALSQEAYGKFLITNIEHYLTENKRYYNNFEGIPAGVENIPVKNVIMPIAEPQIATVTDNADPDNTGRIRVQMLWQKESNGMTNWLRVMTSDAGSSDQVSKNRGFMFIPEIGDQVLVCFRYNDPDRPFVLGSIYHGKTGAGGGTDNNKKTLSTRSGHVIEMNDEKGKEKITITDKNKNTFIIDTVKETITINANSTINMNAPSINLNATSISMLAKGAITMNAGGAIEGAAGGVLTFGSGLSSSFMSTLDTVILAGKMLSASGGKNVKLSSGAGASMNLEAKGDAKLNSSKKLDISSKESVITGSSKVALKGDKASMEGSSKAIVKGSQVDIS; this is translated from the coding sequence ATGGAACAGCAGGTTATTGCCGACATTGAAATTGAAGACGAGAAAATTGATTATTACAGTTCCATCGTCATTCGTCAACAGTTTAATGCGCACCATGAGTTTGCCATACGCATCCGGTACGATGTGCTGGAGAGGATTGGTGCGTTTACGTTAAAAACGGCGCAAAAAAAGATCGGCAAGCTGGCCATTATCAAGTTAATCAAGGCAGGCAACCTGGAACCGGCCTACGAGTTCAGGGGATTGATTTGCGAGATCAGCATGGAGCAATCCGACAATTTCACCAGCCATCTTGTATTAAAAGGATACAGCCCCACCATCCTGCTCGAGAACGGTCCGCACCTGCTTTCGTTTTACAAAAAAGGATTGCAGCAAATTGTGCAGCAAATCACGCAGCCCTTGTCGCAAAGTTGCCGCGTGAACGTGAAGCCGCAGTACAAATCGTCGCTCAAATACATTTGTCAATATCGCGAAAGCACCTTTCATTTTTTAAACCGGCTTTCGTCTGAATATGGCGAGTGGTGCTATTACAACGGCATTGATTTATTTTTTGGCAAACCTTCATCGTCGCCCAACATTGAAATCATGTACGGAGCCGATGTGCACCAACTGCAACTGAAATTGCGGATATTGCCACTGGCCTTCAGCAGCTATGCTTATGTTTCCAAAGACGACAAATTCATTAGCGCCAAAGCGCCTTCTGGCGTTGACGGTCTGGATGAATATGCGCATCATGCCTTGCAGGAGTCCAACAAGGTATTTTCGGAGCCGGTAAGTTTTCCCGTTCGCCAACGGGTGGAAAGCAAAGGCGATTTGGACGGCTTTGTAAAAAAACAAAAAACGGCTATGGCTGCCGATCTTGAAGTATTGTCCGGAAGTAGTGACAATCCCTCGATCTGCATCGGCGCCGTTGCCGATGTAAAAGCTTCGACTCGGGAGAACAATGCGCTAAGCCAGGAAGCTTACGGAAAATTCCTCATCACCAACATTGAGCATTACCTGACCGAGAACAAGCGGTACTACAACAACTTCGAAGGCATTCCGGCTGGCGTGGAAAACATACCGGTGAAGAACGTTATTATGCCGATAGCAGAACCGCAGATAGCCACTGTAACGGACAATGCCGATCCCGATAACACAGGCCGGATACGTGTGCAAATGCTCTGGCAAAAGGAGAGCAACGGGATGACTAATTGGTTGCGGGTAATGACCTCCGATGCTGGCAGCAGCGACCAGGTTTCAAAGAACCGGGGCTTTATGTTCATCCCGGAAATCGGCGACCAAGTGTTGGTTTGTTTCCGGTACAATGATCCAGACAGGCCATTTGTGTTAGGGAGTATTTATCATGGGAAGACGGGGGCCGGCGGCGGAACAGATAACAATAAAAAGACATTGAGTACAAGGAGTGGGCATGTGATTGAGATGAATGATGAAAAGGGGAAGGAAAAAATTACAATCACTGATAAGAATAAGAATACGTTTATTATAGATACGGTAAAGGAGACAATCACGATAAATGCAAATAGTACAATAAATATGAACGCCCCATCAATCAATTTGAATGCTACATCGATTAGTATGCTTGCAAAGGGAGCAATTACCATGAACGCAGGTGGGGCGATTGAAGGGGCTGCAGGTGGAGTATTAACCTTTGGCTCAGGTCTGTCAAGCTCGTTTATGTCAACTTTAGATACAGTGATCTTGGCCGGCAAAATGTTATCCGCTTCAGGAGGTAAAAACGTAAAGCTTAGTTCAGGAGCCGGTGCGAGCATGAATCTTGAAGCCAAAGGAGATGCGAAATTAAACAGTTCAAAAAAATTGGATATTTCATCAAAAGAGTCAGTGATCACAGGCAGCAGTAAAGTAGCACTTAAAGGTGATAAGGCCAGCATGGAAGGGTCTTCAAAAGCTATTGTAAAAGGAAGCCAAGTGGATATTAGCTAA